A section of the Elizabethkingia anophelis R26 genome encodes:
- a CDS encoding arsenate reductase family protein, with protein MKKVFYLKTCGTCKKIMAEFNLDGWELREIKSAPVTESELAEMYKLTNSYEALFSKKSTQIKAREIDVKTLKEEDFKGLILDHYSFLKRPVFITDKNIFAGSDKSNLEKLHQFFAS; from the coding sequence ATGAAAAAAGTCTTCTACCTGAAAACATGTGGTACATGTAAGAAAATTATGGCTGAATTCAATCTGGATGGCTGGGAACTTAGAGAAATAAAATCGGCTCCTGTTACGGAATCTGAATTGGCGGAAATGTATAAACTGACTAATTCATACGAGGCATTGTTCAGCAAGAAATCTACTCAGATTAAAGCCAGAGAAATAGATGTTAAAACACTGAAAGAAGAAGACTTTAAGGGATTAATTCTGGATCATTACAGCTTTCTGAAAAGACCTGTATTTATTACCGATAAAAATATTTTTGCGGGCAGTGATAAATCTAATCTGGAGAAGCTGCATCAGTTCTTTGCTTCCTAA
- a CDS encoding alpha/beta hydrolase family protein, with protein sequence MKLKFILSSVLVAGSVCTYAQKKPLDHSVYDGWQSIGSRKISNDGKWVGYSVDPQEGNSKLYLSSPKSKSSLEFPRGSKLSFTSDSKFALFSIKPFFKDIKAVKDKKLKKDKLAKDTLGIVNLFTQKVEKIPNVQSFKSPEKGGAWMAYLMENMKDKTVTPDAKDDDADDKKDDDANTKPSDLILVNLLTGKKTTYENVVRYQFSENGKQLIFVTQKPEDKDKDKKDNKKPEKKDKSAPVKYALQTVNWVDVEKGNVNKLTEGEGNFSQLTFDELGNRLAFIGTLSAKNDLVKDYQLYYFAQNAKNTIVNNQHANLPKGWVVSENRAPIFSKNGKQLYFGIAPKPIVKDTTLIANDHAVVDVWNYKDDYIQTTQLKNMSRDLKKSFGAVFQTDKPDVFRRLGDNDTDTIRLINEGDAPYVLGYSNKGSRIQSQWEGSDRRTYYLINNLSGNTTEVVKELNGNAVASPLGRYVVYFDRDKGNWYSYNVATKVTTQLNKNLSVSFTDEEFDMPDKPYAYGIASWTDNDESVIIKDRYDLWEFFLNGKKAPRNITNSYGRTHKITFDTYNLDKDIKSLSRKKPMYISAFNNVTKADGIYETSIVSGKDPKEVYMGDIWGFKTLMKAKNAEEYIFTKESYVKSPNLFVTSDFKEQTQLSDTNPQQAQYNWGTDELVNWTTPKGYQSTGVLFKPENFDPNKKYPMIVYFYEKLSENLNRYVAPAPTPSRLNISYFVSNGYLVFTPDISYNEDGHPGRFAVEYINSGVEYLKKNPWVDGKHIGIQGQSWGGYQVTHLITQTDMYAAAWAGAPVANMTSAYGGIRWGSGMNRQFQYEKSQSRIGKSLWEARDLYIENSPLFHFDKVNTPVVVMANDKDGAVPWYQGIEMFTALRRLGKPVWMLNYNGDDHNLIKRQNRKDIQIREQQFFDYYLKGAKAPAWMTKGIPATMKGKDWGFDLTDDKP encoded by the coding sequence ATGAAATTAAAATTCATTCTCTCATCTGTATTGGTGGCGGGATCGGTGTGTACATATGCACAAAAGAAACCATTAGACCATTCAGTATATGATGGATGGCAGTCGATCGGCAGTCGAAAAATTTCCAATGACGGAAAATGGGTTGGATACAGTGTCGATCCACAAGAAGGAAATTCAAAATTGTATCTGTCCTCACCAAAATCTAAAAGCTCACTTGAATTCCCAAGAGGGAGTAAACTGTCTTTCACCAGTGATTCTAAATTCGCTTTATTCTCCATCAAGCCTTTCTTTAAAGATATTAAGGCTGTAAAAGACAAAAAGCTGAAGAAAGATAAACTCGCGAAAGATACATTAGGTATTGTAAATCTTTTCACCCAGAAAGTTGAGAAGATACCGAATGTACAATCTTTTAAATCTCCGGAAAAGGGTGGTGCTTGGATGGCTTATCTGATGGAGAATATGAAAGATAAAACAGTCACGCCTGATGCTAAAGACGACGATGCAGATGACAAGAAAGATGATGATGCGAATACAAAGCCATCCGATCTTATTCTTGTAAATCTTTTAACAGGGAAGAAAACGACCTATGAAAATGTAGTCCGTTATCAGTTTAGTGAAAACGGGAAACAATTGATCTTTGTAACTCAGAAACCTGAGGATAAAGACAAGGATAAAAAGGACAACAAGAAGCCAGAAAAGAAAGATAAGTCTGCTCCAGTTAAATATGCTTTACAGACAGTAAACTGGGTAGATGTTGAGAAGGGAAATGTAAACAAGCTGACAGAAGGTGAAGGTAATTTTTCTCAACTTACGTTTGATGAATTAGGAAACAGGCTGGCTTTTATTGGAACTTTATCTGCTAAAAATGATTTGGTAAAAGACTACCAGCTGTATTATTTCGCACAGAACGCAAAAAATACAATTGTAAATAACCAGCATGCTAATTTACCTAAAGGCTGGGTGGTTTCGGAGAACAGAGCACCAATATTCAGTAAAAACGGTAAACAGCTTTATTTTGGGATAGCACCGAAGCCAATTGTAAAGGATACTACATTAATAGCTAATGATCATGCAGTGGTAGATGTATGGAATTATAAAGATGATTACATACAGACAACTCAGTTGAAAAATATGAGTAGAGATCTTAAAAAATCTTTTGGCGCCGTATTCCAGACTGATAAACCAGATGTATTCCGGAGATTGGGAGATAACGATACTGATACGATCAGGCTGATTAATGAAGGGGATGCTCCATATGTTTTGGGGTACTCCAATAAAGGCTCCAGAATCCAGTCACAATGGGAAGGTTCGGACAGAAGAACTTATTATCTTATCAATAATCTTTCAGGAAATACAACTGAGGTTGTAAAGGAGCTAAATGGTAATGCAGTAGCTTCTCCACTGGGAAGGTATGTTGTTTATTTTGACAGAGACAAAGGAAACTGGTATAGTTATAATGTGGCAACAAAAGTTACAACTCAGCTAAATAAGAATCTGAGTGTTTCTTTCACAGATGAAGAATTTGATATGCCGGATAAGCCGTATGCTTATGGTATAGCTTCATGGACAGATAATGATGAATCTGTTATTATCAAGGATCGTTATGACCTTTGGGAATTTTTCTTAAATGGTAAGAAAGCACCAAGAAATATTACAAATTCTTACGGAAGAACACATAAGATTACCTTCGATACCTATAATCTTGATAAAGATATAAAAAGCCTGAGCAGGAAGAAGCCAATGTATATTTCGGCTTTTAACAATGTTACAAAAGCAGATGGTATTTACGAAACCTCAATAGTATCCGGTAAAGATCCTAAAGAGGTGTATATGGGTGATATTTGGGGTTTTAAAACCTTGATGAAGGCTAAAAATGCAGAAGAGTATATCTTTACTAAAGAATCTTATGTAAAGTCTCCTAACTTGTTTGTTACTTCAGATTTTAAAGAGCAAACTCAACTCTCTGATACGAATCCTCAACAAGCTCAATATAACTGGGGAACAGATGAACTTGTAAATTGGACAACTCCAAAAGGATATCAGTCTACAGGTGTTCTGTTCAAACCGGAAAATTTTGATCCGAACAAGAAATATCCTATGATTGTTTATTTCTACGAGAAATTATCTGAGAATTTAAACAGGTATGTGGCTCCGGCTCCAACACCGTCTCGTTTGAATATTTCTTATTTTGTAAGCAACGGGTATTTGGTTTTCACACCGGATATTTCCTATAATGAGGATGGTCATCCGGGAAGATTCGCTGTAGAATATATCAATTCTGGAGTAGAGTACCTAAAGAAAAATCCTTGGGTAGATGGAAAACACATTGGTATACAAGGGCAAAGTTGGGGTGGTTATCAGGTAACTCACCTTATTACACAAACCGATATGTATGCAGCTGCGTGGGCTGGTGCTCCTGTTGCTAATATGACTTCTGCCTATGGAGGGATTCGTTGGGGATCTGGTATGAACAGACAGTTCCAATATGAAAAATCTCAAAGTAGAATAGGGAAGTCTCTATGGGAAGCAAGAGATTTGTATATTGAAAACTCTCCTTTATTCCATTTTGATAAAGTAAATACACCTGTAGTGGTAATGGCCAATGACAAAGATGGAGCAGTGCCATGGTATCAGGGAATTGAAATGTTTACAGCGTTAAGAAGATTAGGTAAGCCAGTATGGATGCTTAACTATAATGGTGACGATCATAACCTGATCAAGCGTCAGAACAGAAAAGATATTCAGATTAGAGAACAGCAGTTCTTTGATTATTATCTGAAAGGAGCAAAAGCTCCGGCATGGATGACGAAAGGTATTCCGGCAACAATGAAAGGTAAAGACTGGGGATTTGATCTTACGGATGACAAGCCTTAA
- the gcvT gene encoding glycine cleavage system aminomethyltransferase GcvT: MKRTALFDKHVSLGAKIVPFAGFEMPVQYSGVTEEHFAVREKAGMFDVSHMGQFFIEGPGSKELLQKVTTNNVDALEDGKAQYSCLPNENGGIVDDLIVYKIADEKYFVVVNASNIDKDWNHISKYNTFGAKMTNASDDMSLIAIQGPKATEILQKLTDTQLADIPYYNFTIGAVAGVQDVIISNTGYTGSGGFEIYFKNDNAVKLWDALTEAGEEFGMIPCGLASRDTLRLEKGFCLYGNDIDDTTSPIEAGLGWITKFDKDFVSKEVFAKQKEEGITRKLVGFEMQEKAIPRHDYEVVDAEGNVIGKVTSGTMSPMKKIGVGLAYVAKPHFKLGSDIFIRIRNKDIPAKVVKLPFV, translated from the coding sequence ATGAAAAGAACAGCACTTTTTGACAAGCATGTTTCTCTGGGTGCCAAGATCGTTCCTTTTGCTGGCTTCGAAATGCCTGTACAGTATTCCGGAGTTACTGAAGAACATTTTGCGGTACGTGAAAAGGCCGGTATGTTTGACGTAAGTCACATGGGACAATTTTTTATTGAAGGACCGGGAAGTAAGGAACTTCTTCAAAAAGTTACGACTAATAATGTAGATGCGTTAGAAGATGGTAAAGCACAATATTCTTGTCTTCCGAATGAAAATGGCGGAATTGTAGATGATCTTATTGTATACAAGATTGCTGATGAGAAATACTTTGTTGTAGTAAATGCTTCCAATATTGATAAAGACTGGAATCATATTTCTAAATACAACACTTTTGGTGCTAAGATGACGAATGCATCGGATGACATGTCTCTTATCGCTATTCAGGGGCCTAAAGCAACTGAAATTTTGCAGAAGTTAACAGATACTCAGTTAGCTGATATTCCATACTACAACTTCACTATTGGTGCTGTAGCTGGTGTTCAGGATGTAATTATTTCCAATACAGGTTATACAGGATCAGGAGGTTTTGAAATTTATTTCAAAAATGACAATGCTGTAAAATTATGGGATGCATTAACTGAAGCCGGGGAAGAATTTGGAATGATTCCTTGTGGATTAGCTTCCAGAGATACACTAAGACTGGAAAAAGGATTCTGTCTGTATGGCAATGATATAGATGATACAACCTCTCCTATCGAAGCTGGCCTTGGCTGGATTACTAAATTCGATAAAGATTTTGTTTCCAAAGAAGTTTTTGCAAAACAAAAAGAAGAAGGTATCACCAGAAAACTTGTGGGCTTTGAAATGCAGGAAAAGGCTATTCCAAGACATGATTATGAAGTAGTAGATGCTGAAGGTAATGTTATTGGTAAAGTAACTTCCGGAACTATGTCTCCAATGAAAAAAATTGGAGTTGGATTAGCTTATGTTGCAAAACCTCACTTCAAATTAGGATCTGACATTTTCATCAGAATCCGTAATAAAGATATCCCTGCAAAAGTTGTAAAACTTCCTTTTGTATAA
- a CDS encoding efflux RND transporter permease subunit, translating to MFRKYIERPVLSTVISIIIVILGILGIVSLPVSQYPDIAPPTVVVNANYMGANADVVLKSVIIPLEEQINGVEGMTYMSSSATNEGTASVSVFFKQGVNPDIAAVNVQNRVSRANSLLPREVTQAGVTVVKRQSSNVLIYTLKSDNPQYDQVFLQNYININIIPRMKRVNGVGDVTVFGTKDYSIRIWLDPDKMAAYGLVPSDIGAVLNEQNIEAAPGKMGEQGKQSFEYTLKYKGRLTSTAEFENIVLKGNIGGQILRLKDVAKIELGAQDYSGNTFTDGQAAIGVAVAQTAGSNAQEVINGCVAVLDNASTSFPKGITYTTMVNANEFLDASIEKVLHTLFEAFILVFIVVFIFLQDWRSTLIPAIAVPVAIIGTFFFLNLFGFTINLLTLFALILAVGIVVDDAIVVVEAVHSKLEQGEKSPRRAAISAMNDISGAIISITLVMSAVFVPVSFISGSAGVFYKQFGLTLAISIVLSAVNALTLSPALCAIFLKPHADHGEEHKKNIMQRFFSNFNTAFTATTMKYTHGVSFLLRRKWLTLIALLAFAGLFGWLMVSTPKAFVPSEDMGGIFSDIALPLGASQERTEEVLSQIEKVVSKMPEVDHIMKISGRGMISGTGSNYGMVIVKLKPWAQRTGKGESQDAVLGKLYAQTAGIKDARIIFFGRPTLQGFGNAAGFEMQLQDQKGGTIDDLNKVTNDFIDALKKRPEIQNAYTSFNPNFPQYLIDVDVASIKNAGYSVSDVLSVIQGYFGGVYASNINLFGKQYRVIYQAPPNQRANVESFDVIKVRSSTGAMAPVSRFVTLKRVYGPQSISRFNLFTAVTVNGTPNPGYSSGDAIQAVQEVAAQVMPSGYGYEFSGLTREEMSAGSQTVIIFALCCIFVYFLLCAQYESYMLPFAVMLSLPFGLAGALFFTWITGTSNNIYTQISLIMLIGLLAKNAILIVEFAHAARLKGLSIGKAALRGAQQRLRPILMTSFAFVFGLIPLAIAAGAGAVGNNAIGIAAIGGMLFGTIFGVFFIPVLFVVFQFLHEKISIKNEESADVPKLTD from the coding sequence ATGTTTAGAAAATATATAGAAAGACCGGTACTCTCTACCGTAATATCTATTATCATTGTGATATTAGGTATTTTAGGTATTGTGAGCCTGCCGGTATCTCAATATCCTGACATTGCTCCGCCTACTGTAGTGGTAAACGCCAACTATATGGGGGCCAATGCGGATGTGGTACTAAAGAGTGTTATCATCCCGCTGGAAGAGCAGATTAATGGTGTGGAGGGGATGACATATATGTCTTCTTCTGCAACCAATGAAGGAACAGCATCAGTTTCTGTATTCTTTAAGCAAGGAGTAAATCCTGATATTGCTGCGGTAAACGTACAAAACAGGGTTTCCCGTGCTAATAGCCTACTTCCCCGTGAAGTAACACAAGCGGGGGTGACGGTTGTGAAAAGACAAAGTTCCAACGTATTAATTTATACCCTGAAGAGTGACAATCCACAATACGATCAGGTATTTTTACAGAATTATATCAACATCAACATTATCCCGAGAATGAAAAGGGTAAACGGGGTTGGTGATGTAACCGTATTCGGGACAAAAGATTATTCTATCAGAATCTGGCTGGATCCTGATAAAATGGCTGCTTATGGGTTGGTACCTAGTGACATTGGTGCAGTCCTTAATGAGCAAAACATTGAAGCTGCCCCAGGTAAAATGGGAGAGCAGGGAAAACAGAGTTTTGAATACACATTAAAATACAAAGGCCGTCTTACCAGTACTGCAGAATTTGAGAATATTGTATTAAAAGGAAATATTGGCGGACAGATTCTAAGATTGAAAGATGTTGCCAAAATAGAACTTGGAGCTCAGGATTATTCCGGGAATACCTTTACAGATGGACAAGCAGCTATCGGGGTTGCTGTAGCACAGACAGCAGGATCGAATGCCCAGGAAGTTATCAATGGTTGTGTGGCCGTATTAGACAACGCTTCAACATCTTTCCCTAAGGGAATTACTTATACAACAATGGTAAATGCCAATGAATTTCTGGATGCTTCAATTGAAAAAGTACTTCACACTTTATTTGAAGCCTTTATCCTTGTATTCATTGTTGTATTTATATTCCTTCAGGACTGGAGATCTACATTGATTCCGGCGATTGCTGTACCTGTAGCTATTATCGGTACATTCTTCTTTCTGAATCTTTTCGGATTTACAATTAACTTACTTACTCTATTTGCATTAATTCTTGCAGTAGGTATTGTTGTGGATGACGCAATTGTCGTCGTCGAGGCAGTCCATTCCAAGTTAGAACAGGGTGAAAAATCGCCTAGGCGTGCTGCTATTTCTGCCATGAATGATATCTCCGGAGCTATTATCAGTATTACACTTGTAATGTCAGCCGTATTCGTGCCGGTGAGTTTTATTAGTGGTTCTGCCGGGGTTTTCTATAAACAGTTTGGTTTAACACTGGCAATTTCTATTGTACTGTCGGCAGTAAATGCACTAACGTTGAGTCCTGCGCTTTGTGCGATATTCCTTAAGCCACATGCAGATCATGGAGAGGAGCATAAGAAGAATATTATGCAACGTTTCTTCTCCAACTTCAATACTGCATTTACAGCGACTACAATGAAGTATACCCATGGTGTTAGTTTCCTTTTGAGAAGGAAATGGCTTACTCTGATAGCTTTATTGGCCTTCGCAGGATTATTTGGCTGGCTGATGGTTTCTACACCAAAAGCCTTTGTGCCGAGTGAGGATATGGGTGGTATATTCTCGGATATAGCATTGCCATTAGGAGCTTCGCAGGAGAGAACAGAAGAAGTGCTATCACAGATTGAGAAAGTGGTGTCTAAAATGCCGGAAGTAGATCACATTATGAAAATTTCCGGAAGAGGTATGATTAGTGGTACAGGTAGTAACTATGGAATGGTAATTGTAAAACTAAAACCATGGGCACAGAGAACCGGTAAAGGTGAATCTCAGGATGCTGTACTTGGAAAACTGTATGCGCAAACTGCAGGAATTAAAGATGCACGTATTATTTTCTTCGGAAGACCAACACTTCAGGGATTTGGTAATGCTGCTGGTTTCGAAATGCAGCTTCAGGACCAGAAAGGAGGTACAATTGATGATTTGAATAAGGTAACCAATGATTTTATCGATGCTCTAAAGAAAAGACCGGAAATACAAAATGCTTATACCTCATTTAATCCGAACTTCCCACAATACCTTATTGATGTGGATGTTGCATCTATTAAGAATGCAGGTTACTCGGTGTCAGATGTTCTAAGCGTTATCCAAGGATATTTTGGTGGTGTATATGCATCTAATATTAATCTATTCGGAAAACAATATCGTGTAATTTATCAGGCACCTCCTAACCAAAGAGCAAACGTAGAAAGCTTCGACGTTATTAAAGTAAGAAGCAGTACTGGTGCTATGGCTCCTGTTAGCAGATTCGTTACACTGAAAAGAGTATACGGACCACAGAGTATAAGCCGTTTTAACTTGTTTACTGCAGTTACGGTAAATGGTACACCAAATCCGGGATATAGCTCTGGTGATGCTATTCAGGCTGTTCAGGAAGTTGCTGCACAGGTAATGCCTTCTGGTTATGGATACGAGTTCTCTGGTTTAACAAGAGAGGAGATGAGTGCAGGTAGCCAAACGGTGATCATCTTTGCACTATGTTGTATCTTCGTATACTTCCTTCTTTGTGCACAGTATGAAAGTTATATGCTTCCGTTTGCCGTAATGCTTTCATTACCATTCGGTCTGGCTGGAGCATTATTCTTTACCTGGATTACCGGAACATCGAATAACATTTATACACAGATTTCCCTGATCATGCTTATTGGTCTATTGGCGAAGAATGCGATTCTTATTGTAGAATTTGCTCATGCAGCCAGATTAAAAGGTTTATCTATTGGTAAAGCTGCACTAAGAGGAGCACAACAAAGATTACGTCCGATTCTTATGACATCTTTTGCTTTTGTATTTGGTCTTATACCATTGGCTATTGCGGCGGGAGCTGGAGCAGTAGGTAACAATGCTATTGGTATTGCGGCTATCGGAGGAATGCTTTTCGGAACAATCTTCGGAGTATTCTTTATACCAGTATTATTTGTCGTATTCCAGTTCTTACACGAGAAAATTTCTATTAAGAACGAAGAAAGTGCGGATGTACCAAAACTAACAGATTAA
- a CDS encoding acyl-CoA thioesterase yields MHNTPTTFQFISEPTDVNFGGKVHGGSVMKWIDQVGYACASNWCGSYAVTVYVGGIRFLKPIKIGELIKINAKVIYTGSSSMHIMIDVFSKAVTSKKYEKKTHCIIVFVAVDENGNKIKVPQWKPETEHELQLEDYAKKLMALRTGIKDEMKAFL; encoded by the coding sequence ATGCATAATACACCAACAACCTTTCAGTTTATCTCAGAACCCACAGATGTTAATTTCGGCGGCAAAGTACACGGCGGTAGTGTAATGAAATGGATAGACCAGGTTGGCTACGCCTGTGCCAGCAATTGGTGCGGAAGTTATGCCGTAACAGTATATGTTGGGGGAATACGCTTTCTGAAACCTATAAAGATTGGTGAACTCATTAAGATTAATGCAAAGGTTATTTATACAGGATCTTCCAGTATGCATATTATGATCGATGTCTTTTCCAAAGCTGTTACCTCCAAAAAATATGAAAAGAAAACCCATTGTATCATTGTTTTTGTTGCTGTAGACGAAAATGGTAACAAAATAAAGGTACCACAATGGAAGCCGGAAACAGAACATGAGCTCCAATTGGAAGATTATGCAAAAAAACTGATGGCGTTACGTACTGGTATTAAGGATGAAATGAAAGCTTTTCTATAA
- a CDS encoding IS3 family transposase (programmed frameshift): MKNQDLYRKSLSPGARYSEAFKRAVVKDYERGILNKYQIQSKYGIGGNSRVLEWCRKYGKLHYPKFSSKGRPMKDPQKQRIKELEKQLEDARLKVLAYEKLISVIEKEEGIRILKKGRSQTIAELAKTYPRKVSMFCELFGFTKQAYYKHQSYKKISDSERLKLKESVLLIRKQMPRLGVRKLYYLLSLSGKIHVGRDKLFSILREEGLLVTRRRKYTATTNSKHWLRKYPNLTQNISLERPEQLWVADITYIDTLEGNAYLHLLTDAYSKQIMGYELCDTMEASSTLKALKMALGKRKYKASKLIHHSDRGLQYCSKLYTDCLKENGINISMTENGDPYENAIAERVNGILKDEFGLYDKFENILQAMELARQSIQIYNQLRPHLSCSMLTPNQMHQQDRIKLISFKKKKFRHLVNV, from the exons ATGAAAAATCAGGATTTATATAGAAAATCTTTATCCCCGGGAGCGAGATACAGCGAAGCATTTAAACGAGCTGTTGTTAAAGATTATGAGCGGGGTATTTTAAACAAATACCAAATCCAGTCAAAGTATGGTATAGGAGGAAATTCGAGAGTTTTGGAATGGTGTCGTAAATATGGTAAATTGCACTATCCTAAATTCTCTTCAAAAGGGCGTCCGATGAAAGATCCACAAAAGCAACGAATCAAAGAACTGGAAAAGCAATTAGAAGATGCCAGACTGAAGGTTTTGGCTTATGAAAAGCTTATATCTGTTATTGAAAAAGAAGAAGGCATCAGGATCTTAAAAAAAG GACGCAGCCAAACAATTGCCGAGCTTGCCAAAACCTACCCAAGAAAAGTAAGTATGTTTTGTGAGTTGTTTGGTTTTACTAAACAGGCTTATTATAAGCATCAATCCTACAAGAAGATATCAGACTCAGAAAGATTAAAATTAAAAGAATCTGTATTACTCATACGCAAGCAGATGCCACGCCTTGGCGTACGAAAACTTTATTATTTACTTAGCTTGTCTGGTAAAATTCATGTCGGCAGGGATAAATTGTTTTCTATTTTGCGAGAAGAAGGATTATTGGTTACCCGAAGAAGAAAATATACAGCTACCACCAATTCAAAGCACTGGCTTAGAAAATATCCGAATCTGACCCAAAACATATCTCTTGAAAGGCCGGAACAGTTATGGGTTGCTGATATAACTTATATTGACACATTAGAGGGCAATGCCTATCTGCACCTTTTAACAGACGCTTATTCTAAACAAATAATGGGTTATGAACTTTGCGATACTATGGAAGCATCCTCTACCCTTAAAGCTCTGAAAATGGCTTTAGGCAAACGAAAATATAAAGCATCTAAACTTATACATCACTCAGATAGGGGGCTTCAGTATTGTAGTAAACTCTATACGGATTGCCTAAAAGAAAATGGTATAAATATTAGTATGACTGAAAATGGTGATCCTTATGAAAATGCTATTGCTGAAAGGGTTAACGGAATATTGAAAGATGAGTTTGGTCTATATGATAAATTTGAAAATATCCTACAAGCAATGGAGCTTGCCAGGCAAAGTATACAAATATACAATCAGCTAAGACCTCACTTGAGTTGCTCAATGCTTACGCCTAATCAAATGCATCAACAAGACAGAATAAAATTAATATCATTTAAAAAGAAAAAGTTCAGACATCTTGTAAATGTCTGA
- a CDS encoding efflux RND transporter periplasmic adaptor subunit codes for MTIKKNTLIAASGLFLLTLNVSCGKGDPKAAAAQQQQKPQPYQFITVEQGPATVYEEFPARLQGKQNIEIRPKIDGFIEDIYVDEGAYVKQGQALFRIRNPQYEQQVRVAEAAIRSAQADVATAQMQVTKTKPLVDKDIISKYELQAAQLALQAKQANLAQAQANLTNARVNEGYTMISSPVTGYVGTLPYRHGSYVNSTTQEPLTTVSNIGSIYAYFSANEKEVLEFLKHAKGGSITEKLKNAPNVSLVLSDGSEYKEKGRIESMSGQVDPQTGSFMMRATFPNENGLIRSGYSATLKLPTYLEKVIIIPQKATYEMQGKTFAYIVGADNKVKSTEVKVVRLPDGVSYAVESGLKAGDKVVVEGVGILKDGTEIVPKQTSLTAITPKAN; via the coding sequence ATGACGATAAAGAAAAATACACTTATCGCAGCATCAGGTTTGTTTTTATTAACACTGAATGTTTCTTGCGGTAAAGGAGACCCAAAAGCGGCTGCGGCACAGCAGCAACAAAAACCTCAACCATACCAGTTCATAACAGTAGAACAAGGGCCAGCTACAGTCTATGAAGAGTTTCCTGCACGTCTGCAAGGGAAACAAAATATCGAAATACGTCCGAAAATTGACGGATTTATAGAAGATATTTATGTAGATGAAGGAGCATATGTGAAGCAGGGACAGGCGCTCTTCAGAATCCGAAATCCACAGTATGAGCAGCAGGTAAGGGTTGCAGAAGCAGCTATAAGAAGTGCGCAGGCAGATGTTGCTACAGCTCAGATGCAGGTAACAAAGACCAAACCATTGGTAGACAAGGATATCATTTCCAAGTACGAACTTCAGGCTGCTCAGCTGGCATTACAGGCAAAGCAGGCTAACCTTGCACAGGCACAGGCTAATTTAACAAATGCAAGAGTTAATGAAGGTTATACAATGATTTCCAGCCCGGTAACAGGTTATGTCGGAACATTACCATATCGTCATGGTAGTTATGTAAACAGTACTACACAGGAGCCGTTAACTACGGTATCTAATATCGGAAGTATTTATGCTTATTTCTCGGCTAACGAAAAAGAAGTATTAGAATTTCTGAAACATGCAAAAGGAGGAAGTATTACAGAGAAGCTGAAAAATGCCCCTAATGTTAGTTTAGTTTTATCAGATGGTAGTGAATACAAAGAAAAAGGAAGAATAGAATCTATGAGCGGTCAGGTAGATCCTCAGACCGGATCATTTATGATGCGTGCGACCTTTCCTAACGAAAACGGACTTATCCGAAGCGGATACAGTGCTACGCTTAAACTTCCTACCTATCTGGAAAAAGTAATTATTATTCCACAGAAAGCTACCTATGAAATGCAGGGTAAAACCTTTGCTTATATAGTAGGAGCTGACAACAAAGTAAAATCAACAGAAGTAAAAGTAGTTCGCCTTCCGGATGGTGTAAGCTATGCCGTGGAATCCGGACTTAAAGCTGGTGATAAAGTTGTTGTGGAAGGAGTTGGTATACTGAAAGACGGAACTGAAATTGTTCCTAAACAAACCAGTCTTACCGCTATTACTCCAAAAGCTAACTAA
- the idi gene encoding isopentenyl-diphosphate Delta-isomerase has protein sequence MEEKVVLVNPNDDVLGVMEKMQAHQNGLLHRAFSVFLFDQEGKMLLQQRSSTKYHSPDKWTNACCSHPRENETYLDGAKRRIHEELGINCELEEKFHFIYKADVGQGLWEHELDHVFIGTYNGEYHLNPDEVSAIRFVTMEELDKEIANKPELFTEWFKIIWDEYRHHL, from the coding sequence ATGGAAGAGAAAGTTGTACTTGTAAACCCAAACGATGATGTACTGGGTGTAATGGAAAAGATGCAAGCCCACCAGAACGGACTGTTACACAGGGCTTTTTCAGTATTTTTGTTTGATCAGGAAGGCAAAATGCTATTACAGCAAAGAAGTTCAACCAAATATCACTCTCCTGACAAATGGACCAATGCCTGCTGTTCGCATCCTCGTGAAAATGAAACTTATTTAGACGGTGCCAAAAGAAGAATTCATGAAGAACTAGGTATCAACTGTGAACTGGAAGAAAAATTCCATTTTATTTATAAGGCAGATGTAGGACAAGGTTTATGGGAGCATGAACTGGATCATGTTTTCATCGGAACTTATAATGGTGAATACCATTTAAACCCTGATGAAGTTTCTGCTATACGTTTCGTTACCATGGAAGAACTGGACAAAGAGATTGCTAATAAGCCCGAACTTTTCACAGAATGGTTTAAAATTATCTGGGACGAATACAGACACCACTTATAA